One Rhodoflexus caldus genomic region harbors:
- a CDS encoding aminotransferase class V-fold PLP-dependent enzyme, translating to MENYRSLFSIADEVHYLNCAYMSPMPNAVSVAGMKGLLRKAEPYKISQADFFTDVEKVRHAFANLIGSSEPQRVAVIPSVSYGIATVARNLPCEAGDEIIVAHEQFPSNIYAWQVLAKERQLTIKTIAPPKTLHNRGALWNEAILKAITDKTALVALPHFHWADGTRFELAAIADKVHRHGGVLVIDGTQSIGAYPFDLREIHADAVIAASYKWMMGPYGIGAAWFGPVFDNGRPLEESWMGRLNSEDFSRLVDYQPAYQPGAVRYDVGEKSNFILIPMFLEALHLIQEWGTAQIQSHCRQLTAPLIDFLTAAGCYTEDPHWRSEHLLGVRFPQTVAMERVREELGRRHVLVSYRGDAMRISPHLYNTPADIEALTEGLKAAFA from the coding sequence ATGGAAAACTACCGTTCTCTATTCAGTATTGCCGATGAGGTGCATTATCTGAATTGTGCCTACATGTCGCCCATGCCCAATGCCGTATCTGTTGCGGGTATGAAAGGCCTTCTGCGCAAAGCAGAGCCTTACAAAATCAGTCAGGCAGATTTTTTTACGGATGTAGAAAAAGTACGTCATGCGTTTGCCAACCTTATAGGAAGCAGCGAGCCGCAGCGTGTCGCCGTCATCCCTTCGGTTTCTTATGGCATTGCCACGGTTGCGCGCAACCTGCCTTGCGAAGCAGGCGATGAAATCATAGTGGCTCACGAACAATTCCCCAGCAATATTTATGCATGGCAGGTGCTTGCCAAAGAGCGACAGCTGACCATCAAAACCATTGCACCACCCAAAACCTTGCACAATCGGGGCGCATTGTGGAATGAAGCTATTTTAAAGGCGATTACCGATAAAACTGCATTGGTTGCTTTGCCACACTTTCATTGGGCAGACGGCACACGCTTTGAGTTAGCAGCAATCGCCGATAAGGTACATCGCCACGGGGGAGTGCTGGTAATAGACGGTACACAAAGCATCGGTGCATATCCGTTTGACCTGCGCGAAATTCATGCGGATGCCGTTATTGCGGCCTCTTACAAGTGGATGATGGGGCCTTATGGCATCGGTGCAGCTTGGTTCGGCCCTGTTTTTGACAACGGCAGACCGCTGGAAGAGTCATGGATGGGGCGGCTAAACAGCGAAGATTTCAGTCGCTTAGTGGACTACCAACCGGCCTATCAGCCCGGTGCCGTGCGCTACGATGTAGGCGAAAAAAGCAACTTTATCCTGATTCCCATGTTCTTGGAAGCCTTACACCTGATACAGGAATGGGGAACGGCACAAATACAATCTCACTGCCGTCAATTGACCGCACCGCTCATTGATTTTTTGACAGCAGCAGGCTGTTACACCGAAGACCCTCACTGGCGCAGCGAGCACCTGTTAGGCGTTCGTTTTCCGCAAACGGTAGCCATGGAGCGCGTACGTGAAGAACTTGGCCGCCGACATGTGCTGGTGTCTTATAGAGGCGATGCCATGCGCATTTCACCGCACCTGTACAACACGCCGGCAGATATAGAAGCCCTGACAGAAGGTCTGAAAGCAGCATTTGCATAA
- a CDS encoding sialate O-acetylesterase — MMTNIQDIFRYILFISCLWVALPTAAQKKVKQKPVQLLKAAPIFGDNMVLQRGKKIPIWGKGVPGQPVSIQIGNRSWKSRADKQSGIWYIELDSLPVGSNYSLMITQPQQDALLFKNVAVGEVWLCSGQSNMEWPVRLSNNADAEAAAADFPLIRHVKVMRRASLVLEDSLAVGKWEAATPQTVPHFSAVAYFFARHLYDSLKVPIGLINSSWGGTQVESWTSRTSLATLPDIASELARVPAVGNALADSVIQRNPNRYPSILYNAMIYPLKRYALRGVIWYQGETNAVRAVQYARTFPLLIKDWRKQWGEELPFLFVQLANWKAAGGNSQNGGSEWAELREAQQAALQLPQTAMVVTIDIGDSEDIHPRNKQDVGKRLALQALHLVYKRNIASAHPVFAEKVMEDETLILYFKNTYGKLAVKNDRYGYVRGFELAGKDGIFYPAQARIVGNDRIIVSCAQVGRPEYVRYAWADDPADANVYNAIGLPLAPFRTDNLPEKTADKRFKVE; from the coding sequence ATGATGACAAACATACAAGACATATTTCGGTACATCCTGTTTATCAGTTGCTTATGGGTAGCCCTCCCGACGGCAGCACAAAAAAAAGTCAAGCAAAAGCCCGTACAGCTACTGAAAGCAGCCCCTATTTTCGGCGATAATATGGTGTTGCAGCGTGGTAAAAAAATCCCGATATGGGGCAAGGGAGTGCCCGGGCAGCCCGTCAGCATACAAATAGGCAACCGCAGTTGGAAAAGCAGGGCAGACAAACAAAGCGGCATCTGGTACATTGAATTAGACAGCCTGCCCGTTGGCAGCAATTACAGCCTGATGATTACACAGCCCCAACAGGATGCCCTTCTGTTTAAAAACGTAGCCGTTGGTGAGGTCTGGCTCTGTTCCGGTCAGTCCAATATGGAGTGGCCGGTTAGGCTGAGCAACAATGCCGATGCAGAGGCCGCCGCTGCCGATTTCCCGCTGATTCGCCATGTAAAAGTTATGCGCCGCGCCTCCCTTGTATTAGAAGACAGCTTGGCCGTCGGTAAATGGGAGGCCGCAACACCGCAAACTGTGCCGCATTTTTCGGCAGTGGCATATTTTTTTGCCCGCCATCTGTACGATTCGCTCAAAGTACCCATTGGTCTGATAAACAGCAGTTGGGGCGGCACACAGGTAGAGTCATGGACAAGCCGCACAAGCCTTGCCACACTGCCCGATATTGCCTCAGAATTAGCCCGCGTTCCTGCCGTCGGAAATGCTTTGGCCGATTCGGTGATACAGCGAAACCCCAACCGCTACCCTTCAATTTTGTACAATGCCATGATTTACCCGCTGAAACGCTATGCACTGCGCGGTGTGATATGGTATCAGGGGGAAACCAATGCCGTGCGTGCGGTGCAATATGCCCGAACTTTTCCCTTACTCATTAAAGACTGGCGCAAACAATGGGGCGAAGAACTGCCTTTTCTGTTTGTGCAATTAGCCAACTGGAAAGCGGCAGGCGGCAACAGCCAAAACGGTGGCAGCGAATGGGCAGAACTGCGCGAGGCACAACAAGCGGCACTGCAATTGCCCCAAACCGCAATGGTTGTAACCATAGACATAGGCGACTCGGAAGATATTCACCCCCGCAACAAGCAGGATGTAGGCAAGCGTTTAGCCTTGCAGGCACTGCATCTGGTTTACAAACGCAACATAGCCTCTGCGCACCCTGTCTTTGCAGAAAAAGTGATGGAAGATGAAACCTTGATACTGTATTTCAAGAATACCTACGGCAAACTGGCAGTAAAAAACGACCGCTATGGCTATGTGCGGGGGTTTGAGCTCGCAGGAAAAGACGGCATATTTTACCCTGCGCAGGCGCGCATTGTCGGCAACGACCGCATCATTGTTTCATGTGCGCAGGTAGGCCGCCCCGAGTATGTGCGCTATGCTTGGGCCGACGACCCCGCCGATGCCAATGTGTACAATGCCATCGGGCTGCCCTTGGCTCCCTTCCGCACCGACAACCTACCCGAAAAAACGGCCGACAAACGGTTTAAGGTGGAGTAA
- a CDS encoding 6-phosphofructokinase produces MPEKKKVLVLTGGGDCPGLNAVIRAIVKRASQTPEWEVWGSIEAYNGILRQPQELVLLDNKAVAGIHVKGGTIIKTTNKGGPFNWPVKNPDGSWSGIDRSQELVQLLKNQGFEAVISIGGDGSQRISKALHNLGVPVIGVPKTIDNDLGATDYTFGFQTAVQIATECFDKLVTTAESHHRVMIMEVMGRDAGWIALHTAIAGGAEVCLIPEIPYDIQKITERLNSRFDNGRGFAHIVISEGAKPKDGTVTARAATEAGYENVRLGGVAYQLSAQLKAAGCTADIRETVLGHIQRGGTPIAFDRVLATQFGVKAFEMVLAGEFGRMVSYRNNTITTVTLEEATARYNGVTPDSYLIQTARGIGISLGD; encoded by the coding sequence ATGCCTGAGAAAAAGAAAGTACTCGTACTTACCGGCGGAGGCGATTGCCCCGGCCTGAATGCCGTTATCCGTGCCATTGTTAAGCGCGCATCGCAAACGCCTGAATGGGAGGTTTGGGGCAGTATTGAAGCCTACAACGGCATTTTGCGACAACCGCAAGAGCTTGTTTTATTGGACAACAAAGCAGTGGCAGGTATTCATGTAAAGGGTGGGACAATTATCAAAACTACCAACAAAGGAGGCCCCTTTAATTGGCCTGTCAAAAATCCCGATGGCTCGTGGAGTGGCATTGACCGCTCGCAGGAATTGGTGCAATTGCTTAAAAATCAGGGGTTTGAGGCTGTTATCAGTATTGGTGGCGATGGTTCGCAGCGCATCAGCAAGGCATTGCACAACTTGGGCGTGCCTGTGATTGGTGTACCCAAAACAATAGACAACGACTTGGGGGCCACCGATTACACTTTTGGCTTTCAAACGGCGGTTCAAATAGCCACCGAATGTTTTGACAAACTCGTAACCACTGCCGAAAGCCACCACCGCGTGATGATTATGGAGGTGATGGGGCGCGATGCGGGATGGATTGCCTTGCATACGGCCATTGCAGGCGGTGCAGAGGTGTGTCTCATCCCCGAAATTCCGTATGACATACAAAAAATTACCGAGCGCCTGAACAGCCGTTTTGATAACGGGCGCGGGTTTGCACACATCGTCATTTCCGAAGGAGCCAAACCCAAAGACGGCACTGTAACTGCCCGTGCAGCCACCGAAGCAGGTTATGAGAACGTGCGCTTGGGAGGAGTAGCCTATCAACTTTCTGCACAACTCAAAGCCGCCGGATGCACTGCCGATATCAGGGAAACCGTTTTGGGGCACATCCAGCGCGGCGGCACACCCATCGCCTTCGACCGCGTACTGGCCACACAGTTTGGCGTAAAAGCCTTTGAAATGGTGCTGGCCGGCGAATTTGGGCGAATGGTGAGTTACCGAAACAATACCATCACTACCGTAACGCTGGAAGAAGCCACTGCCCGCTACAACGGCGTAACGCCCGACTCCTACCTCATCCAAACCGCCCGCGGCATAGGAATTAGCTTGGGAGATTAG